A region of Dermabacter vaginalis DNA encodes the following proteins:
- the rplK gene encoding 50S ribosomal protein L11: MAPKKKVASIIKLQIQAGQATPAPPIGPALGAAGVNIVEFTKAYNAATESQRGNIIPVEITVYEDRSFTFITKTPPAARLLLKAAGLDKGSPVPHTQKVGKVTMEQVKEIAQTKMPDLNANDIDAAAKIVAGTARSMGITVEG, from the coding sequence ATGGCTCCCAAGAAAAAGGTCGCGAGCATTATCAAGCTCCAGATCCAGGCCGGACAGGCAACGCCTGCCCCGCCGATCGGCCCGGCACTCGGTGCCGCCGGTGTGAACATCGTTGAGTTCACCAAGGCCTACAACGCCGCCACCGAAAGCCAGCGCGGCAACATCATCCCGGTTGAGATCACCGTGTACGAGGATCGCTCGTTCACGTTCATCACGAAGACGCCGCCCGCTGCACGCCTCCTCCTCAAGGCAGCTGGCCTTGATAAGGGTTCGCCCGTGCCCCACACCCAGAAGGTGGGCAAGGTGACCATGGAGCAGGTCAAGGAGATCGCGCAGACCAAGATGCCCGATCTCAACGCAAACGATATTGACGCCGCCGCGAAGATCGTGGCTGGAACCGCGCGTTCCATGGGCATCACGGTGGAGGGCTGA
- the rplA gene encoding 50S ribosomal protein L1, producing the protein MAKKSKAFKDAAALIEEGRHYAPLDAVRIVKKSGSKKTDSTVEVAMRLSVDPRKADQMVRGTVNLPHGTGKTARVIVFATGPQAEAARAAGADEVGDDDLIEKVAGGWTDFDTAVATPNLMGKVGRLGRVLGPRGLMPNPKTGTVTMDTAKAVGDIKGGKIDFRVDRAANLHFIIGKASFSEQQLVENYVAALEEILRLKPASSKGRYISKITMSTTFGPGVPIDVNRTRNLTEETDEA; encoded by the coding sequence ATGGCAAAGAAATCTAAGGCATTCAAGGACGCAGCTGCGCTCATCGAGGAAGGCCGCCACTATGCGCCCCTCGACGCCGTGCGCATCGTGAAGAAGTCCGGCTCCAAGAAGACCGATTCGACCGTCGAGGTCGCCATGCGCCTGAGCGTTGATCCCCGTAAGGCGGATCAGATGGTGCGCGGCACCGTCAACCTCCCGCACGGTACCGGTAAGACCGCCCGCGTCATCGTGTTCGCTACCGGCCCCCAGGCTGAGGCTGCGCGCGCCGCAGGTGCCGATGAAGTCGGCGACGACGACCTCATCGAGAAGGTCGCTGGCGGCTGGACCGACTTCGACACCGCCGTGGCAACCCCGAACCTCATGGGTAAGGTGGGCCGCCTCGGCCGCGTGCTCGGTCCCCGTGGCCTCATGCCGAACCCCAAGACCGGCACCGTCACGATGGACACCGCCAAGGCCGTGGGCGACATCAAGGGCGGCAAGATCGACTTCCGCGTCGACCGCGCTGCAAACCTTCACTTCATCATTGGCAAGGCCTCGTTTAGCGAGCAGCAGCTCGTCGAGAACTACGTCGCGGCGCTCGAAGAGATCCTGCGACTCAAGCCGGCGAGCTCGAAGGGCCGGTACATCTCGAAGATCACGATGTCCACGACCTTCGGTCCTGGCGTCCCGATCGACGTGAACCGCACGCGTAACCTCACCGAGGAGACCGACGAGGCCTGA
- a CDS encoding peptide MFS transporter: protein MTTNPSAQDSAVYKYRPSELRTGPSKNDKSFIGHPGGLPWMLQVEMWERFSWFGMRAILLYFLTDVAAHQGLGLSDTAGQVIVSAYGAAVLLMTIPGGIIADRILGPWISGLIGGSVIMLGHVLLAFPAAITSWSGLICIAIGTGLIKPNLATIVGGLYDEDDPRRDAGFQYFYMSVNVGSLVAPLIVGFLRGHFGYHVGFLAAAVGMALALVSFFYGRHKLGEFAYRIPNPLQKGEGARLALGGLGVVVIATLLVLGFNALLGELHSAIAYSLFAFALVMSAYYFLTMFKSSKVTAEERTHLGAFLPLWVGQILFVVIFEQAAGKMAFFAENNTDRTIGSLNLSPEIYQSINPAAVLLLSPVIAWIFTRRKGKFPNTAAKFALSLVIIALSALLMGYGFGTWPGAGMLAPFWYLGLVFVVQTVAELCMNPVGLSVTTKLAPKQFASQTMTLWYLAPSVGMGLTSVIIDQVKRANLGDSVYYYGLGAVTIVVAIIMFLIAPWVQSKMDDVDQRELSGARDVGVKVAK, encoded by the coding sequence ATGACGACCAATCCGTCCGCACAAGATTCAGCGGTCTACAAGTACCGGCCCTCGGAACTACGCACGGGCCCCTCCAAGAACGATAAATCCTTCATCGGCCACCCTGGCGGCCTGCCCTGGATGCTTCAGGTAGAGATGTGGGAACGCTTCAGCTGGTTCGGCATGCGCGCGATCCTGCTGTACTTCCTCACCGATGTCGCCGCTCACCAGGGTCTCGGGCTTTCCGATACCGCCGGTCAGGTCATCGTGTCGGCCTACGGCGCCGCGGTGCTCCTCATGACGATCCCGGGCGGCATCATCGCCGATCGCATCCTCGGGCCGTGGATCTCGGGGCTTATCGGCGGTTCGGTCATCATGCTCGGCCACGTGCTGCTGGCATTCCCTGCCGCGATCACGTCGTGGTCGGGTCTTATCTGCATTGCGATCGGTACCGGCCTCATCAAGCCAAACCTCGCAACCATCGTGGGCGGCCTCTACGACGAAGACGACCCGAGGCGCGATGCCGGCTTCCAGTACTTCTACATGTCGGTCAACGTCGGCTCGCTTGTCGCGCCGCTCATCGTGGGCTTCTTGCGCGGCCACTTCGGCTACCACGTGGGCTTCCTTGCCGCTGCCGTCGGTATGGCGCTCGCTCTCGTATCGTTCTTCTACGGTCGCCACAAGCTCGGCGAATTCGCCTACCGCATCCCGAACCCGCTCCAGAAGGGCGAAGGCGCGCGTCTCGCCCTTGGTGGCCTCGGAGTTGTGGTCATCGCGACCCTGCTCGTTCTTGGTTTCAACGCCCTTCTCGGCGAGTTGCACTCGGCGATTGCCTACTCGCTGTTCGCCTTCGCACTCGTGATGAGCGCCTACTACTTCCTCACGATGTTTAAGAGCTCCAAGGTCACCGCTGAGGAGCGCACGCACCTCGGCGCGTTCTTGCCATTGTGGGTCGGTCAGATCCTGTTCGTCGTGATCTTCGAGCAGGCGGCCGGCAAGATGGCGTTCTTCGCCGAAAATAATACGGACCGCACGATCGGCAGCCTCAACCTCTCCCCCGAGATCTATCAGTCGATCAACCCAGCCGCGGTGCTTCTGCTCTCGCCGGTCATCGCGTGGATCTTCACACGCCGCAAGGGCAAGTTCCCGAACACGGCCGCAAAGTTCGCGCTTTCTCTCGTCATCATCGCGCTGTCGGCATTGCTCATGGGCTACGGCTTCGGAACATGGCCGGGTGCGGGCATGCTTGCCCCGTTCTGGTACCTCGGTCTTGTGTTTGTGGTGCAGACGGTTGCCGAGCTGTGCATGAACCCGGTGGGCCTTTCGGTGACCACGAAGCTCGCACCGAAGCAGTTTGCCTCGCAGACCATGACCCTTTGGTACCTTGCGCCGAGCGTCGGCATGGGTCTCACGTCGGTCATCATTGACCAGGTCAAGAGGGCAAATCTCGGTGACTCCGTGTATTACTACGGCCTCGGTGCAGTGACGATCGTGGTCGCGATCATCATGTTCCTGATCGCTCCGTGGGTGCAGTCGAAGATGGACGACGTGGATCAGCGTGAGCTTAGTGGCGCACGCGATGTGGGCGTGAAGGTCGCGAAATAA